From the genome of Spinacia oleracea cultivar Varoflay chromosome 2, BTI_SOV_V1, whole genome shotgun sequence, one region includes:
- the LOC110787957 gene encoding protein SENSITIVE TO PROTON RHIZOTOXICITY 2-like: MIQGEVLCFTNGGDAAEGGNGDLSNLYNNGVLLESSYDGVVVAGGSSSEENLSIRSLLYSISMLKEKVGDVESFVSIYLNQQENHYYDHSHQTTVDQQLTSSMAFSSMANLIQEIVHTASFMMLSCEQMALSGTTTTTTTQIGNINNELHTMQKANNQEVFNNGDSFYHHHASKNTNQESPSSLSVEAAYDLVEVDAADLLARYTHYCQVCGRGFKREANLRMHMRAHGDKYNKLSLMSNNNINNNNNSLKRNKNDNEVEHNNNTRTKAVAVAVAVAPPRKYSCPQKGCRWNKNHVKFQPLKSMVCVRNHYKRSHCPKMFVCKRCNMKEFSVLSDLKTHEKHCGDNVKKLYCSCGTSFTNNHKLMDHVALFLGHTPLIYP; encoded by the coding sequence ATGATTCAAGGGGAAGTCCTTTGTTTTACCAACGGCGGCGATGCGGCGGAGGGTGGAAATGGTGATCTTAGCAACTTGTACAACAATGGTGTATTACTGGAGAGTAGCTACGACGGTGTGGTGGTGGCCGGAGGGTCGTCATCGGAGGAGAATCTATCGATAAGGTCACTACTTTATAGCATATCGATGTTGAAGGAGAAAGTTGGAGATGTTGAGTCATTTGTGAGTATTTATCTAAACCAGCAAGAAAATCATTATTATGATCATTCTCATCAAACAACAGTTGATCAACAGTTGACTTCTTCGATGGCGTTTTCAAGTATGGCTAACTTGATCCAAGAAATCGTCCACACCGCCTCGTTTATGATGCTTAGCTGCGAGCAAATGGCCCTAAGTGGGACGACCACGACGACTACGACACAAATAGGTAACATCAATAATGAGCTACATACCATGCAAAAGGCTAATAATCAAGAAGTTTTTAACAATGGAGATAGCTTTTATCATCACCATGCAAGCAAGAACACGAACCAAGAGTCGCCGTCGTCGTTGTCGGTAGAGGCGGCTTACGACTTGGTGGAGGTTGACGCGGCAGATCTACTAGCAAGGTACACTCACTATTGCCAAGTATGTGGGAGAGGGTTCAAACGAGAAGCAAACCTAAGGATGCACATGAGAGCTCATGGAGATAAGTACAATAAGTTAAGCCTTATGAGTAAcaacaatattaataataataataactccCTTAAGCGAAACAAAAATGATAATGAAGTAGAACATAATAACAACACTAGGACGAAAgcggtggcggtggcggtggcggtggcgCCGCCTAGGAAGTACTCGTGCCCACAGAAGGGATGTAGATGGAACAAGAATCATGTGAAGTTTCAACCACTAAAATCAATGGTGTGTGTTCGAAACCACTACAAGAGAAGCCATTGCCCGAAGATGTTTGTGTGCAAGAGGTGTAACATGAAGGAGTTTTCGGTACTTTCAGATTTGAAGACGCATGAGAAGCATTGTGGGGATAATGTGAAGAAATTGTATTGCTCTTGTGGTACTAGTTTCACCAACAATCATAAGCTCATGGATCATGTTGCATTGTTTCTTGGCCATACTCCTCTAATTTATCCTTAA
- the LOC110787956 gene encoding protein SENSITIVE TO PROTON RHIZOTOXICITY 2-like — protein MIHGEASCFPNTSEAEGGIQHPSQLYDDVMEASFSGGSGGGGSETQLRSLLCSLSVLKHKVESLVSLFLTQESHHQPAATLLSTTTSPVAFASLGTLIQEVVVTASSMMFNCQQMTLSSNNSNRNTDSDHMQQQRPDDGLRQIGVDKNNNNQGFMNNWYTDNTTTCNNNYIIARTESSSKLFKDGKTQTRNKMSRDRKSLTEAYDLVEPDAADLLAKYTHYCQVCGKGFKRDANLRMHMRAHGDEYKSTAALSNPLKKETDDQNSAMKTPRKYSCPEMGCRWNKNHAKFQPLKSIICVKNHYKRSHCPKMYVCKRCNRKQFSVVSDLRTHEKHCGDRKWQCSCGTTFSRKDKLMGHVTLFLGHTPIIVDTNFHNHGELQIQFQDS, from the coding sequence ATGATTCATGGGGAAGCCTCTTGTTTTCCTAACACATCAGAGGCAGAGGGTGGCATACAGCATCCTAGCCAGTTATACGATGATGTAATGGAGGCTAGCTTTAGTGGTGGATCAGGTGGTGGAGGGTCGGAGACACAGCTTAGGTCCCTCCTTTGTAGCCTATCAGTTTTGAAGCACAAAGTTGAATCATTGGTAAGCCTGTTCCTCACCCAAGAAAGCCATCATCAGCCTGCAGCAACTCTGCTGTCAACGACAACCTCGCCGGTGGCCTTTGCTAGCCTTGGAACTTTAATCCAAGAAGTCGTTGTAACTGCTTCTTCTATGATGTTCAACTGTCAACAAATGACCCTTTCTTCTAATAACAGCAACAGAAATACTGATAGTGATCATATGCAGCAGCAAAGGCCGGATGATGGACTGCGGCAAATTGGGGTtgataaaaacaacaacaatcaagGGTTTATGAATAATTGGTATACTGATAATACTACAACCTGCAACAACAATTACATCATTGCGAGGACAGAGAGTAGTTCGAAATTATTCAAGGATGGCAAGACTCAAACAAGAAATAAAATGAGCAGAGATAGGAAGTCGTTGACAGAGGCGTATGATCTTGTTGAGCCAGATGCAGCAGATCTGCTGGCAAAGTACACACATTATTGCCAAGTCTGTGGTAAAGGGTTCAAACGAGATGCTAACTTGAGGATGCACATGAGAGCTCATGGAGATGAGTATAAGTCTACTGCAGCCCTTAGCAACCCTTTAAAGAAAGAAACAGATGATCAAAACAGCGCGATGAAAACACCCAGGAAGTACTCGTGTCCTGAGATGGGGTGCAGATGGAACAAGAACCATGCTAAGTTTCAACCATTGAAATCGATCATATGTGTGAAAAACCATTACAAAAGAAGTCATTGCCCGAAGATGTATGTGTGTAAGAGGTGTAACAGAAAGCAGTTTTCTGTTGTTTCTGATTTGAGGACGCATGAGAAGCACTGTGGTGATCGTAAATGGCAGTGCTCATGTGGAACTACTTTCTCTAGGAAGGATAAACTCATGGGTCATGTCACCTTGTTTCTTGGTCATACCCCTATTATTGTTGATACCAACTTTCATAACCATGGAGAATTACAGATTCAGTTCCAAGATAGCTGA
- the LOC110787906 gene encoding glycerol-3-phosphate acyltransferase 1, producing MLFPAVLSRVVEWLVYQLFGNSCFRAARKMRNYGFHLLKNPSFKSTTQQHFQQPQQQQQQNPPSLSKHLDLIMGRHFNTMVCDFNATLLRSQSFFPFFMLVAFEGGSLIRAFLLLFSYPFIWILDYDSQLRVMIFITFCGLKLKNMACVERTVLPKFYLEEVNFHVYQAISSSNSRAVFTSVPRVMVEGFLKEYLKVDQVFGTELHTIGNYYSGLLSSGLLVKHRSLKECFTDQIPDLCIGNSTFPDQFFMSFCKEAYVVDLQEDDNKPCNNEAIPKIMPREKYPKPLIFHDGRLAFLPTPSATLCMFMWLPLGILLAIFRLLVGVYLPFKLSNLLGQMSGIRLRIKGKSLNLNPSSGHKGVLYVCTHRTLLDPVMLGVCLKKPLTAVTYSLSKTSEIIAPIKTVRLTRDRKVDGETMERLLKEGDLVVCPEGTTCREPYLLRFSSLFAELADDIVPVALDTKVTMFYGTTASGLKCLDPIFFLMNPTPIYYLHVLGKVPREMTCAAGRSCFEVANHLQTQLANALGFECTTLTRKDKYLMLAGNEGRVGP from the exons ATGTTGTTCCCAGCAGTCCTTTCTAGGGTTGTTGAATGGCTTGTTTATCAACTCTTTGGCAACTCTTGCTTCCGAGCCGCAAGAAAAATGAGAAACTACGGTTTCCATCTTTTGAAAAACCCTTCTTTTAAATCAACAACTCAACAACACTTCCAacaaccacaacaacaacaacaacaaaatcctCCAAGTTTGTCTAAACACTTAGATTTAATTATGGGCCGACATTTTAATACCATGGTTTGTGATTTTAATGCTACATTATTAAGATCACAATCTTTCTTCCCTTTTTTCATGTTGGTTGCTTTTGAAGGTGGTAGTTTAATAAGGGCATTTCTTTTGCTCTTTTCGTACCCTTTTATTTGGATTTTAGACTATGATTCTCAACTCCGCGTTATGATTTTCATTACGTTTTGTGgccttaaattaaaaaatatggcTTGTGTTGAAAGGACGGTTTTACCCAAATTTTACCTCGAGGAGGTTAACTTTCACGTGTATCAAGCCATAAGTAGCTCGAATTCAAGGGCTGTTTTTACGAGTGTGCCAAGGGTAATGGTGGAAGGGTTTCTTAAGGAATATTTGAAGGTTGATCAAGTTTTTGGCACTGAGTTGCATACAATAGGAAATTACTATTCTGGCCTTTTATCTTCTGGTTTGCTTGTTAAGCATAGGTCACTTAAGGAATGTTTTACAGATCAAATACCAGATTTATGCATTGGAAATTCAACCTTCCCTGATCAGTTCTTCATGTCCTTTTGCaag GAGGCATATGTTGTGGACCTGCAAGAAGATGACAATAAACCCTGCAACAACGAGGCAATACCAAAAATAATGCCAAGGGAAAAATATCCAAAACCCTTAATATTCCATGATGGAAGATTAGCCTTCCTTCCTACACCATCAGCTACCCTATGCATGTTCATGTGGCTTCCCTTAGGCATACTTCTTGCCATTTTCCGGCTTCTCGTGGGCGTTTACTTGCCGTTCAAGTTATCTAATTTGCTAGGTCAAATGAGCGGCATTCGACTAAGGATCAAGGGAAAGTCCCTTAATCTAAACCCTAGTAGCGGTCACAAAGGAGTCCTATACGTCTGCACGCATAGGACTCTTTTGGACCCCGTAATGCTAGGCGTATGTCTTAAGAAACCCTTAACTGCGGTTACTTATAGCCTAAGTAAAACCTCAGAGATCATTGCACCTATAAAAACAGTCAGGCTAACACGTGACAGAAAAGTTGATGGTGAAACAATGGAAAGACTATTAAAGGAAGGAGACCTTGTTGTATGCCCAGAAGGGACTACATGTAGGGAGCCATACTTGTTAAGGTTTAGCTCATTGTTTGCTGAATTAGCTGATGATATTGTGCCAGTTGCATTAGACACAAAGGTGACCATGTTTTATGGGACAACTGCAAGTGGGCTCAAATGTTTAGACCCAATATTCTTTTTAATGAACCCAACCCCTATTTATTACCTTCATGTGTTAGGGAAGGTGCCTCGAGAAATGACCTGTGCTGCTGGTCGATCATGTTTTGAAGTGGCTAACCATTTGCAAACACAACTGGCTAATGCCTTGGGTTTTGAGTGTACTACACTTACTCGGAAGGACAAGTACTTAATGTTGGCAGGGAACGAAGGACGGGTCGGTCCGTGA
- the LOC110787905 gene encoding PLASMODESMATA CALLOSE-BINDING PROTEIN 2-like, whose product MGKSVFLFQSSASLIMILPLFFSSASCTVILEGVRSGEATMQKDITTPLTTVPTINFTSSSTFPVLNPNSLPEDPPKWATPTTSSPVNSGASWCVATQTAARLPLQMALDYACGHGGADCKEIQPGGSCFYPNTLHDHASYAFNTYYQNNPLPNSCNFAGTALLTSTNPSTETCQYPSTSTSSSVLDTANQNVSTVFGMGPPGPSSLATITLDNKVAYLTRSVCFIILLLRYGH is encoded by the exons ATGGGTAAAAGCGTATTTTTGTTTCAATCCTCTGCTTCACTCATCATGATTCTTCCTCTTTTCTTCTCTTCAG CTTCATGTACTGTAATATTGGAAGGAGTCAGATCAGGTGAAGCAACTATGCAAAAGGACATCACAACGCCTCTAACAACAGTACCAACCATTAATTTCACATCCTCATCAACATTTCCAGTGTTGAATCCAAACTCTTTACCTGAAGATCCGCCAAAGTGGGCTACCCCAACCACATCTTCACCTGTGAACTCAGGTGCAAGCTGGTGTGTTGCCACCCAAACTGCTGCTCGGTTACCATTGCAGATGGCTTTAGACTATGCGTGTGGCCACGGCGGTGCTGATTGTAAAGAAATTCAACCTGGTGGGAGTTGTTTCTACCCAAATACTCTCCATGATCACGCTTCTTATGCCTTCAACACTTATTACCAGAACAACCCTCTTCCAAATAGCTGTAATTTTGCTGGAACTGCTCTTCTCACCAGCACTAATCCAA GTACGGAAACTTGCCAGTATCCCTCAACAag CACGAGTTCATCTGTGCTAGATACAGCAAATCAAAATGTTTCAACAGTTTTCGGGATGGGACCACCTGGACCGTCTAGTTTGGCAACAATTACACTGGATAACAAAGTTGCATATCTTACAAGATCAGTGTGTTTTATAATACTCCTGCTAAGATATGGTCATTAG
- the LOC110787954 gene encoding uncharacterized protein: MSRNKKNIKDENDEVEELLRAAEDAALLKMNLNSHTVHPSPSDLHPDLEQRFRDLKSGSKSKAKQESMTRKMPQPQPSQVPKEVEEDDLLSRFAALKASLPRPSPSISCSLMGAETSDKLAGGSLGGEANIDDDEEDEVEKVIRWAMDAARLDPSPSSDDEEIEDDTKSDDDSDDNETSDEDAETSKRNPKGQHK; encoded by the exons ATGAGCCGTAACAAGAAGAACATTAAAGATGAGAATGATGAGGTTGAAGAATTGCTCAGGGCTGCAGAGGACGCAGCTTTACTAAAAATGAACCTCAACTCGCATACTGTTCATCCCTCCCCATCTGATTTACACCCGGACCTAGAGCAGCGATTTCGGGATCTTAAGTCTGGCTCTAAATCAAAAGCAAAGCAAGAAAGCATGACCAGAAAAATGCCACAACCACAGCCTTCCCAAGTACCCAAAGAGGTTGAGGAGGATGACTTATTATCTAGATTCGCAGCTTTGAAGGCCTCTCTGCCCAGGCCATCTCCCTCCATTTCCTGTTCATTAATGGGTGCTGAGACCTCGGATAAGCTTGCTGGTGGTAGTTTGGGCGGTGAAGCTAACATAGATGACGATGAAGAAGACGAAGTTGAGAAGGTTATAAGGTGGGCTATGGATGCCGCTCGTCTTGATCCATCTCCATCTTCTGATGATGAGGAGATTGAGGATGATACCAAATCTGATGATGATTCTGATGACAATGAGACCAGTGACGAGGATGCTGAGACCTCGAAAAGGAATCCAAAGGGAcaacacaaata G
- the LOC110787955 gene encoding HVA22-like protein f translates to MGFLAKIALSFDALIGPGLMLLYPLYASMRAIESPTTLDDQQWLTYWVLYSLTTLFELTCWTILQWLPFWPYVKLLFCMWLVLPIFNGAAYIYENYVRKYVKLGMSVNQNYPQGHRQVLQMMSLDARKSVERYIERYGPDAFERVVRAAETEAKRQS, encoded by the exons ATGGGTTTTCTTGCAAAAATCGCATTGAGTTTTGATGCACTTATTGG GCCTGGACTGATGCTTCTATATCCACT ATATGCATCGATGCGAGCTATAGAGAGCCCTACAACACTGGATGATCAACAATGGCTTACATACTGGGTTCTTTATTCTTTGACAACTCTATTTGAGCTCACATGTTGGACAATCCTTCAATG GCTTCCTTTCTGGCCATATGTAAAGCTCTTGTTTTGCATGTGGTTGGTGTTACCAATCTTCAATGGCGCGGCATACATCTATGAGAATTATGTTCGCAAGTACGTAAAGCTTGGGATGTCAGTTAATCAAAACTATCCTCAGGGCCACCGTCAAGTGCTCCAGATGATGTCGCTTGATGCCCGGAAATCTGTTGAGCGCTACATTGAGAGATATGGACCTGATGCATTCGAGCGTGTTGTCAGAGCA GCTGAAACGGAGGCAAAGAggcaaagctaa